The Eublepharis macularius isolate TG4126 chromosome 8, MPM_Emac_v1.0, whole genome shotgun sequence genome contains a region encoding:
- the CDKN2B gene encoding cyclin-dependent kinase 4 inhibitor B — MDQAGLRSRADQLTTAAAQGDLEAVRRLLDSGADPNAANEFGRTPIQVMMLGSPRMAELLLQRGADPNRPDPSTGSLPVHDAARVGFLDTLRVLRRGGAHLDRTDRWGRLPLDLARESEQSHVINYLQALVG, encoded by the exons ATGGACCAAGCCGGGCTCCGGAGCAGGGCGGACCAGCTGACCACCGCGGCCGCGCAGGGGGACCTGGAGGCGGTGCGCAGGCTGCTGGACTCGGGGGCAGACCCCAACGCGGCGAATGAGTTCGGCAGGACCCCGATCCAG gttatGATGCTGGGAAGCCCCCGCATGGCGGAGCTGCTACTTCAGAGAGGAGCCGACCCCAACCGACCAGATCCCAGCACTGGCTCGCTCCCAGTGCACGATGCGGCCCGAGTAGGCTTCCTTGATACTCTGCGAGTGTTGCGCCGAGGAGGTGCGCACTTGGATCGGACGGATCGCTGGGGCCGCCTTCCCCTGGACCTTGCCAGAGAGAGTGAGCAGAGCCATGTAATCAATTACCTGCAAGCCTTGGTGGGCTGA